In a single window of the Atlantibacter hermannii genome:
- the slyA gene encoding transcriptional regulator SlyA: protein MESPLGSDLARLVRIWRALIDHRLKPLELTQTHWVTLHNIHELPPDQSQIQLAKAIGIEQPSLVRTLDQLEEKGLIARHTCANDRRAKRIKLTDKAAPIISEMEDVIRKTRGEILSGISSEELDTLLNLIGRIEKNIHRLHGQN from the coding sequence TTGGAATCGCCACTAGGTTCTGATCTGGCACGGTTAGTACGCATTTGGCGTGCTCTGATTGACCATCGCCTGAAACCTCTGGAGTTAACGCAAACCCACTGGGTTACGTTGCATAACATTCACGAGTTGCCGCCAGATCAATCGCAGATCCAGCTGGCAAAAGCGATCGGCATTGAACAGCCATCGCTGGTGCGCACGTTAGATCAGCTCGAAGAGAAGGGGTTGATTGCGCGTCACACCTGCGCCAACGACAGGCGCGCCAAGCGTATCAAGCTGACCGATAAAGCCGCGCCGATCATCAGCGAAATGGAAGATGTCATCCGTAAAACGCGGGGAGAGATCCTCAGCGGGATCAGTAGTGAAGAGCTGGATACATTACTCAATCTGATTGGGCGGATTGAGAAAAATATCCACCGACTTCACGGTCAGAATTAA
- the slyB gene encoding outer membrane lipoprotein: MISRVLMISLVGFTLAGCVNNDSLSGDVYSASEAKQVQRVTYGTIVNVRPVQIQGGDDNNAIGAIGGAVLGGFLGNTIGGGTGRSLATAAGAVAGGVAGQGVQGSMNKTQGVELEIRKDDGDTIMVVQKQGATKFSPGQRVVMANKGSQVTVSPR; this comes from the coding sequence ATGATTTCACGAGTACTGATGATTTCGCTGGTTGGCTTTACTCTGGCTGGCTGTGTTAACAATGATAGTCTTTCAGGCGATGTGTACAGCGCGTCGGAAGCGAAACAGGTTCAGCGCGTGACTTACGGCACCATCGTCAACGTTCGTCCGGTCCAGATTCAGGGCGGAGATGATAATAACGCGATCGGCGCAATTGGCGGCGCGGTATTGGGTGGTTTCCTGGGCAACACTATCGGCGGCGGTACTGGCCGTTCACTGGCAACAGCCGCAGGTGCAGTCGCAGGCGGCGTGGCAGGCCAGGGCGTTCAGGGATCGATGAACAAAACCCAGGGTGTTGAGCTGGAAATCCGTAAGGATGACGGTGACACCATCATGGTTGTTCAGAAACAGGGCGCGACCAAATTCTCGCCGGGCCAACGTGTTGTCATGGCGAACAAAGGTAGCCAGGTCACCGTTTCCCCGCGTTAA
- the ydhI gene encoding putative inner membrane protein: protein MPLEDVVVGASVYFPPLFKAVFIGLFIWLILHRLLRNWLYSGAVWHPTLMDLSIFILSVCAGMFILTTGLFS from the coding sequence ATGCCGCTTGAGGACGTGGTAGTCGGCGCGTCGGTTTACTTTCCACCCCTGTTTAAGGCGGTGTTTATTGGTTTATTTATCTGGCTGATTTTGCACAGATTATTGCGTAACTGGCTCTATTCTGGCGCCGTCTGGCACCCGACGCTGATGGATTTATCGATATTTATTTTGTCGGTATGCGCCGGAATGTTTATTTTGACGACAGGGTTGTTCTCATGA
- the yiaV gene encoding HlyD-family secretion protein, producing MIKTLKYFSTLVVFAAAILAGWWLWNYYMQSPWTRDGKVRAELVDISPQVGGTITDLNVKDNQFVKAGTPLFSLDPTPYNIAILNAQAQVAHAESDLAKAQNEASRRQHLPHNYISAEELDSATINVKAMQAAVNVAKAALEQARWQLSQTRVTAPVDGWVTNLSVRVGNYASTGQPVFALIDSHSFYVVGYFEETKLRHIAPGAPARIKLLSNDVPLTGRVESIGRAIYDQSVETDSGLVPDVKPNVPWVRLAQRVPVRFTLENVPENAMLVSGTTCTIAIEQ from the coding sequence ATGATTAAAACATTGAAGTATTTTTCCACGCTGGTGGTATTTGCAGCCGCCATTCTCGCCGGATGGTGGCTGTGGAATTATTACATGCAATCGCCCTGGACTCGTGATGGCAAGGTGCGCGCCGAGCTCGTCGATATCTCCCCGCAGGTGGGCGGCACCATTACCGATCTTAATGTTAAGGACAATCAGTTCGTCAAAGCGGGCACGCCGTTATTTAGCCTGGACCCGACTCCCTACAATATTGCCATTCTGAATGCACAAGCTCAGGTGGCTCACGCGGAATCCGATCTGGCGAAAGCGCAAAATGAAGCCAGCCGACGCCAGCACCTGCCGCATAATTATATTTCTGCCGAAGAGCTCGACAGCGCCACGATCAATGTTAAAGCGATGCAGGCCGCCGTCAATGTGGCGAAAGCCGCGCTGGAACAGGCCAGGTGGCAGCTTTCACAAACCCGCGTCACCGCCCCGGTCGATGGTTGGGTGACTAACCTGTCGGTTCGCGTCGGCAATTACGCATCAACCGGCCAGCCCGTTTTTGCCCTGATCGACAGCCACTCTTTTTATGTCGTGGGTTACTTTGAAGAAACGAAACTACGCCATATTGCGCCGGGCGCGCCTGCCCGGATAAAACTGCTCAGTAATGACGTTCCGCTTACCGGGCGGGTAGAAAGCATTGGCCGGGCCATCTACGATCAAAGTGTGGAAACAGACAGCGGGCTGGTTCCCGACGTCAAACCGAATGTGCCCTGGGTTAGGCTTGCCCAACGCGTACCGGTCCGTTTTACCCTGGAAAACGTGCCGGAAAACGCAATGCTGGTATCCGGCACCACCTGCACCATTGCCATTGAGCAGTGA
- a CDS encoding putative efflux pump protein, whose amino-acid sequence MNFAWLEWHRTPWGKATGNQWRYALRNSIAMCLALSIAYVLNLDEPYWAMTSAAVVSFPTPGGVISKSLGRVVGSLVGARRLVNDCRKHA is encoded by the coding sequence ATGAATTTCGCATGGCTGGAATGGCACCGCACACCGTGGGGTAAAGCGACAGGCAATCAGTGGCGCTATGCGTTACGCAACAGCATCGCCATGTGTCTTGCCCTGAGTATCGCCTATGTGCTTAATCTGGATGAGCCCTACTGGGCTATGACCTCCGCCGCCGTGGTCAGCTTTCCCACCCCCGGCGGGGTGATCAGTAAAAGTCTGGGCCGCGTGGTAGGCAGCCTGGTGGGAGCCAGGCGCCTCGTTAATGATTGCCGGAAGCACGCTTAA